A portion of the Candidatus Bathyarchaeota archaeon genome contains these proteins:
- the lysS gene encoding lysine--tRNA ligase has protein sequence MTVKIIGHGTWYDKAAARIIEREHKLGRSLDLIRTEMGLGASGLPHIGSFGDAARSFAVTLALKEQGINSELIAFSDDKDGLRKVPAGFPKTMKKYLGYPVTSIPDPFKCHNSFGEHMSSLLLEALDKSNIEYHFISAEKAYKEGLFNEEIKTILTNAKQVGKIVKEEVGQERYTEALPYFPICGNCGRIYTTTAHKFLPNEEKILYTCKGMEIKGKWLEGCGYQGETDYREGEGKLSWKSEFAVRWKALDIRFEAYGKDIEDSVRINDRICREILKYEPPMHARYEMFLDKSGKKISKSAGNVFTPQVWLRYGSSQSLILLMLKRFAGTRELSVVDIPQYMNEFDELEDIYFGKKQIANKKELAKLTGLYKYCCWLNPPSKPSIHMPYNLLAYITKIAPENKETEYVTQKLREYGYLENKELPLKALKKRIQYAVNWNNDFMEIKETQLKLTANETDAIKELVATFQGKINAEIIQSAIFDIARKYNISPKRFFKILYTILLGIPAGPRLGPYIIAMGKQNVTEALQRAIN, from the coding sequence ATGACAGTAAAAATCATCGGTCACGGCACATGGTACGACAAAGCAGCCGCCAGAATCATAGAAAGGGAACATAAACTAGGACGCAGCCTTGACCTAATCCGAACAGAAATGGGTCTTGGCGCTTCAGGGCTACCTCATATCGGCAGTTTTGGCGATGCAGCAAGATCCTTCGCAGTAACATTAGCCCTGAAGGAACAAGGCATCAACTCTGAACTAATCGCATTTTCAGACGACAAAGACGGTTTGCGAAAAGTTCCAGCAGGCTTTCCTAAAACAATGAAAAAATACCTCGGCTACCCAGTAACAAGCATACCCGACCCCTTCAAATGCCACAACAGCTTCGGAGAACACATGAGCTCTCTACTACTAGAAGCCCTAGACAAATCCAACATAGAATACCACTTCATTTCAGCAGAAAAAGCTTACAAAGAAGGCTTGTTCAACGAAGAAATCAAAACAATCCTCACAAACGCGAAACAAGTAGGCAAAATCGTGAAAGAAGAGGTAGGACAAGAAAGATACACCGAAGCACTACCTTATTTTCCAATATGTGGCAATTGCGGGCGAATCTACACAACAACCGCCCACAAATTCTTGCCGAATGAAGAGAAAATACTGTACACGTGCAAAGGCATGGAAATAAAAGGAAAATGGCTCGAAGGCTGCGGATACCAAGGCGAAACGGACTACAGAGAGGGCGAAGGCAAACTGAGCTGGAAAAGCGAATTCGCAGTAAGATGGAAAGCCTTAGACATAAGGTTCGAGGCCTACGGAAAAGACATAGAAGACTCCGTGAGAATAAACGATAGAATCTGCCGAGAAATCCTAAAGTACGAACCACCGATGCACGCAAGATATGAAATGTTCCTAGATAAAAGTGGAAAGAAAATTTCAAAATCCGCCGGAAACGTCTTCACACCACAAGTTTGGCTGCGCTATGGCTCGTCCCAATCACTAATCTTGCTCATGCTAAAGCGCTTTGCAGGCACTCGCGAACTGTCGGTAGTAGATATTCCTCAATACATGAACGAATTCGATGAACTAGAGGACATATACTTCGGCAAGAAGCAAATCGCCAACAAGAAAGAACTTGCCAAACTGACAGGGCTCTACAAGTACTGCTGCTGGCTCAACCCCCCATCAAAGCCTAGCATCCATATGCCCTACAACCTCCTAGCATACATAACCAAAATCGCCCCCGAAAACAAAGAAACGGAATATGTCACCCAGAAGCTGCGAGAATATGGCTACCTAGAAAACAAGGAATTACCGCTTAAAGCTCTAAAGAAGAGAATCCAATATGCTGTCAACTGGAACAACGACTTCATGGAAATAAAAGAAACCCAACTGAAACTCACGGCAAACGAGACAGATGCAATAAAGGAACTTGTAGCAACTTTTCAAGGCAAAATAAATGCGGAAATAATTCAAAGCGCAATTTTCGACATCGCTAGAAAATACAACATATCACCAAAAAGATTCTTCAAAATACTCTACACAATTCTCCTCGGAATACCTGCAGGTCCAAGACTTGGCCCTTACATAATTGCCATGGGAAAACAAAACGTCACCGAAGCTCTACAGCGAGCTATTAACTAA
- a CDS encoding arginine--tRNA ligase, producing MVSINPFGDFQRDCEKALRKALTEIYPGISVESFLLAVPPTPEFGELASSICFELAKKLKKQPREIADQIVENIIIESFPIIKNVKAAGKGYINFYSDFAELSALVIQSIRILNNEYGYVKTDKPRKVIVEHTSVNPIHPITIGQARNPVLGDALARILKARGHTVARHYYVDDVGRQTAIAAFAYDKLGEPKPEEKPDHFVGNIYTVASCIIEINRLKKEAEKTRDKTTDEDARELQRKLDDWIIISKELKNRFPQIFNKLLKETIKDENLEQTVSSLNRAYEAGEEKAKHLVRQVCKMCLEGFKQTLSRAEIFYDSWDWESDFVWNNEVAKNLDKLKKTPYVFQEGGVIEFDAEKVAKNLKLKEILGIKKDYEIPSLTLIRSDGTTLYTTRDIPYNLWKFKKAEKVINVIGMEQKLPQQQLKLALWALGHANQAKNLTHFAYNLITLPDYKMSSRRGRYITLDEVMDEAIKRAREEVEKRSPQLADEEKSKISKIVGIGALKYALVEVDPVKPVVFTWDRVIDFERNSAPYIQYSHARALSILRKAKREPEKPDYSLLEEPIEHNLVLALARFPEVFVNSAENLKPNAIADYANILADKFNSFYNALPVLKAKPKTLSDARLALVEAIRIVLRNSLNLIGIVAPKKM from the coding sequence ATGGTTTCCATCAACCCTTTCGGTGATTTTCAGAGAGATTGTGAAAAGGCTTTAAGAAAGGCTCTTACCGAAATTTATCCTGGCATCTCTGTTGAATCTTTTTTATTAGCTGTTCCGCCTACTCCGGAATTTGGTGAATTGGCTTCATCTATTTGTTTTGAGCTTGCTAAAAAATTAAAAAAGCAGCCTCGTGAAATCGCAGATCAAATCGTTGAAAATATTATTATAGAAAGTTTTCCGATAATCAAAAACGTGAAAGCTGCTGGGAAAGGATATATTAATTTTTATTCAGATTTTGCAGAACTTTCTGCTTTAGTCATCCAATCTATTCGCATCTTGAATAATGAGTACGGCTATGTTAAGACAGACAAACCTCGGAAAGTCATAGTGGAACACACAAGCGTTAATCCTATTCACCCGATTACTATTGGGCAAGCAAGAAACCCTGTTTTAGGTGATGCCCTGGCCCGTATTTTGAAAGCTCGGGGCCATACAGTGGCTCGTCACTATTATGTGGATGATGTTGGCCGACAAACTGCAATCGCAGCCTTTGCATATGACAAGTTGGGTGAACCTAAACCTGAAGAAAAGCCGGACCATTTCGTAGGCAACATTTACACTGTAGCAAGTTGCATTATAGAGATAAATCGGCTGAAAAAGGAAGCTGAAAAAACACGAGACAAGACTACTGATGAAGACGCCCGAGAACTTCAGCGAAAACTCGACGATTGGATAATTATCTCAAAAGAGTTAAAAAACAGATTTCCACAAATTTTCAACAAACTCCTTAAAGAAACAATAAAAGATGAGAACCTAGAGCAAACTGTCAGCAGCTTGAACCGTGCTTACGAAGCCGGAGAAGAAAAAGCAAAACATTTGGTGCGCCAAGTCTGTAAAATGTGTCTGGAAGGATTTAAACAGACTCTCAGTAGAGCTGAAATTTTCTATGACTCTTGGGACTGGGAAAGCGACTTTGTTTGGAACAATGAAGTTGCAAAAAACCTAGACAAATTAAAGAAAACCCCGTACGTTTTCCAAGAAGGCGGCGTTATCGAGTTCGACGCAGAGAAAGTTGCAAAGAATTTAAAATTGAAAGAAATCCTTGGTATAAAGAAAGATTACGAGATCCCTTCCCTGACCTTGATTAGATCCGATGGAACAACACTTTACACTACAAGAGACATTCCATACAATCTGTGGAAGTTCAAGAAAGCTGAGAAAGTAATCAATGTCATCGGAATGGAACAAAAACTACCACAACAACAATTGAAATTGGCCCTATGGGCTTTAGGACATGCCAACCAAGCAAAAAATCTTACACATTTCGCCTACAATCTGATAACTCTTCCAGATTATAAGATGTCTAGCCGTAGAGGACGCTACATAACCCTTGACGAAGTGATGGATGAGGCTATAAAGAGAGCCCGTGAAGAAGTGGAAAAACGTTCACCACAACTTGCCGATGAAGAAAAGTCGAAAATCTCGAAGATAGTTGGAATCGGGGCTCTGAAATATGCTCTCGTTGAAGTTGACCCCGTAAAACCCGTAGTTTTCACTTGGGACAGAGTGATAGACTTCGAAAGAAATAGCGCCCCTTACATTCAATATTCTCATGCGCGAGCCCTCAGCATTTTGAGAAAAGCAAAAAGAGAACCAGAGAAACCGGACTATTCACTACTAGAAGAACCAATAGAACACAACCTTGTTTTGGCGCTTGCACGCTTCCCAGAAGTCTTCGTCAATTCTGCAGAAAACCTAAAACCCAACGCGATAGCCGACTATGCAAACATTCTAGCCGACAAATTCAACAGCTTTTACAATGCCTTACCTGTATTAAAAGCGAAGCCGAAAACACTAAGCGACGCAAGGCTGGCACTAGTCGAGGCGATCAGAATAGTGCTCAGAAATTCATTGAATCTAATCGGCATTGTAGCACCCAAAAAAATGTAA